The Streptomyces sp. NBC_00440 genome contains a region encoding:
- a CDS encoding SSI family serine proteinase inhibitor encodes MRSYVMLRRLALTAAAACLSALAAAPAATAAPAGPVAGTTARAITPLPAPGGQPGHRLPGSRVRDRLTITVADSGSPAADGTHRLYCAPAGGTHASPQQACDRLDQLAADRRTPFAPVPATMMCTMQYGGPATAHITGVWRGQPVDAMFRRTNGCEISRWGALEPVLPHTVG; translated from the coding sequence ATGAGGAGTTACGTCATGCTGCGCCGCCTCGCTCTCACCGCCGCCGCTGCCTGTCTTTCCGCACTGGCCGCCGCCCCCGCCGCGACCGCCGCCCCCGCCGGTCCCGTCGCGGGCACCACCGCTCGTGCCATCACCCCGCTCCCCGCCCCCGGAGGACAGCCCGGTCACCGGCTTCCCGGGTCGCGGGTCCGCGACCGGCTCACCATCACCGTCGCCGATTCCGGCAGCCCCGCCGCCGACGGCACGCACCGCCTGTACTGCGCCCCCGCCGGGGGGACACACGCCTCGCCGCAGCAGGCCTGCGACCGGCTGGACCAGCTCGCCGCCGACCGGCGGACGCCGTTCGCGCCCGTTCCCGCCACCATGATGTGCACGATGCAGTACGGCGGCCCGGCCACCGCGCACATCACCGGGGTCTGGCGGGGACAGCCCGTCGACGCGATGTTCCGGCGTACCAACGGGTGCGAGATCTCCCGCTGGGGCGCCCTCGAACCCGTCCTTCCGCACACCGTCGGCTGA
- a CDS encoding PAS domain-containing protein, protein MSSRPSRGAARLAAILDALPDGLLLVNCNGTVVNANSIALEAFETPGTALVGRGLLDLLPEFDSRLIPGSMRRPEGADEQGRTKPTRMLARRTDGAEFPVEVTSANLEDGREAYDSYSGGFTGDELLMLVVRDLSGAVDTEAELARSQRQTEMILRAASEGVVGTDTDGRVVLVNPSVAQILGFRASDLGGKELHPLVQHSRADGEPFPYDESALADTLRSGRKHRVRGQVLWAKDGSPVPVDLTTAPVRDGEQLVGAVLTFADRRPYEKQAKQHAAELRAKDERNAAAETRHTDELAARDKQHAAELAARTEQYESLEERQQQLTAVLGDALRGPLEELRAELGTLAADPAGQLWPEANQILHHLAAGYARMTTLVDSVLGFQRLAAGTEELTRTKVMVDTVVAAGVEGAVELIGPGRVQFAVHAPPIEAEVDGGRLATALAHLIADVAGVDATGKARVTPGGAYVDSTIVVAAAQRGKVVRIEVRGPFSGGDPVHEPIVRGIVRAHDGVLQTHEVPGTTGSAYVLELPLGGGSGTVDPAAAASEADGPAPGPTSQPNATSGGGRRRGRRSSTDAFLEGSGGDGGTSPGDATSAGAPEPPTGRRRARRGEAGHAGPGGAPVPAPVSGAVPGAGPGAGPGAVSPAVPAPIPAQSSAPAPGSGAAGAGGTDGSGMGASGAGGRGQGVAGTAGGPAAGRPGPAIPAQENGAGDGGSGRRRGRTEPAGGAAGSGGSVPPGGLPSEGSVVTSAENARANAPGAGHPQRGATVPPQGVPADAPVPTGRRARRAEGVREIESARPALGPAPAAPQPGGTAPGQPGQTQTGLAQPGQTGQTQAGQTPPPGRRARRALATASASAAAEAERPRTPFALPPADADRGQGHGQVQGHGQGQGQSQAVPVPSDGSIGSTGATGSLGAIGSMPGRQDAVRTAGHPGTDPLAPQHHPGADEELPKDGTLYASPEGWAAVTERATADEAAAQPLPAEEPMLADGAQGRAISVRTLGQGVPFAEQIAAQQNQPHSLGSGRRRKLAAPPEGERPEPAARPHPQTAGEQGTPQQPSHHLSQGHTPQGATEHGANQQGQMSPSAQTSQQAQLPQQAQASQQVPLPPQAQASQQAQQRLSRQSEGRSYAIGAPDEGAEGPEPLDGPGGAVEVANRPQPQPVDDELPPEPLDNPRRLLVWPAPDVSTQQALSDRGYRPVIVHSREEVDAQIAAFPAALFVDPLTGPITRKALQSLRQAAVAAEVPVLVTAGLGQATREAAYGADPAVLLKALAPRDTEQHPPRVLLIEEQEEIALALTETLERRGMQVARAGTDAEAVTLAAQMRPNLVVMDLMQVRRRRAGIVDWLRANGQLNRTPLVVYTSAGMNASELSGLASGETVLFLAERSTSTEVQGRIVDLLAKIGTN, encoded by the coding sequence GTGAGCAGCAGGCCATCCCGAGGCGCTGCTCGCCTCGCAGCCATACTTGACGCCCTCCCGGACGGGCTGTTGCTCGTCAATTGCAACGGAACGGTCGTCAACGCCAACTCCATCGCCCTCGAAGCCTTTGAGACGCCGGGCACGGCGCTCGTCGGCCGGGGGTTGCTCGATCTGCTGCCGGAGTTCGACTCCCGGCTGATCCCGGGCTCGATGCGACGGCCCGAAGGCGCGGACGAGCAGGGCAGGACCAAACCGACGCGGATGCTCGCGCGGCGCACCGACGGCGCGGAGTTCCCCGTCGAGGTGACCAGCGCGAATCTGGAGGACGGCCGGGAGGCCTATGACTCCTACAGCGGCGGGTTCACCGGGGACGAGCTGCTGATGCTCGTCGTACGGGACCTGTCGGGTGCCGTCGACACCGAAGCCGAACTGGCGCGTTCGCAGCGGCAGACCGAGATGATTCTGCGCGCGGCGTCCGAGGGCGTCGTGGGGACCGACACCGACGGGCGCGTCGTGCTCGTCAACCCCTCCGTCGCGCAGATCCTCGGCTTCCGGGCGAGCGACCTCGGCGGCAAGGAATTGCACCCGCTGGTGCAGCACTCCCGCGCCGACGGTGAGCCCTTCCCGTACGACGAAAGCGCCCTCGCCGACACGCTCAGGTCCGGGCGCAAGCACCGGGTGCGCGGGCAGGTGCTGTGGGCGAAGGACGGCAGCCCGGTGCCGGTCGACCTGACCACGGCGCCGGTCCGGGACGGCGAACAGCTGGTCGGCGCGGTGCTGACCTTCGCCGACCGCCGCCCGTACGAGAAGCAGGCGAAGCAGCACGCCGCCGAACTCCGGGCCAAGGACGAGCGGAACGCCGCCGCCGAGACACGGCACACGGACGAGCTCGCCGCCCGGGACAAGCAGCACGCGGCCGAACTGGCGGCGCGGACGGAACAGTACGAGTCGCTCGAAGAGCGGCAGCAGCAGCTGACCGCGGTGCTCGGGGACGCCCTGCGCGGACCGCTGGAGGAGCTGCGGGCCGAGCTGGGCACGCTCGCCGCCGACCCGGCCGGCCAGCTGTGGCCCGAGGCCAACCAGATCCTGCACCACCTGGCCGCCGGTTACGCGCGGATGACCACGCTCGTCGACAGCGTGCTCGGCTTCCAGCGGCTCGCCGCGGGAACGGAGGAGCTGACCAGGACGAAGGTCATGGTCGACACCGTGGTGGCAGCGGGTGTGGAGGGTGCGGTCGAGCTGATCGGCCCCGGCCGGGTGCAGTTCGCGGTGCACGCGCCGCCCATAGAGGCCGAGGTCGACGGGGGGCGGCTGGCGACCGCTCTCGCGCATCTGATCGCCGATGTGGCCGGCGTCGACGCCACGGGCAAGGCGCGGGTCACACCGGGCGGCGCCTATGTGGACTCGACGATCGTGGTGGCCGCCGCGCAGCGCGGCAAGGTCGTACGGATCGAGGTGCGCGGGCCGTTCAGCGGCGGCGACCCGGTGCACGAACCGATCGTGCGCGGGATCGTCCGGGCGCACGACGGCGTGCTCCAGACCCATGAGGTGCCGGGGACGACCGGCAGTGCGTACGTTCTGGAGCTGCCTCTCGGGGGCGGTTCGGGGACGGTGGATCCGGCCGCCGCGGCGTCGGAGGCCGACGGTCCGGCGCCCGGCCCGACGAGCCAGCCGAACGCCACATCGGGCGGGGGGCGGCGCCGGGGCAGGCGCTCGTCCACCGATGCCTTCCTGGAGGGCTCCGGCGGCGACGGGGGCACGAGCCCGGGAGACGCCACGAGTGCCGGTGCGCCGGAGCCGCCCACAGGGCGCCGCAGGGCGCGCCGTGGGGAAGCCGGTCACGCCGGTCCTGGTGGGGCGCCGGTACCTGCACCTGTTTCTGGAGCTGTTCCCGGAGCCGGTCCTGGAGCCGGTCCTGGAGCCGTTTCTCCGGCTGTTCCTGCGCCAATTCCTGCTCAGTCGTCGGCTCCTGCTCCGGGGAGCGGCGCCGCGGGTGCGGGCGGTACGGACGGGTCTGGCATGGGTGCTTCCGGCGCGGGTGGCCGGGGGCAGGGTGTGGCCGGTACCGCGGGCGGACCAGCCGCAGGCCGCCCCGGTCCGGCGATTCCCGCGCAGGAGAACGGCGCCGGTGACGGCGGGTCGGGCCGGAGGCGCGGACGTACGGAGCCGGCCGGTGGGGCCGCGGGTTCCGGGGGCTCGGTACCGCCAGGAGGGCTGCCGTCAGAGGGCTCCGTGGTGACCTCCGCCGAGAACGCCCGGGCGAACGCTCCCGGTGCGGGGCACCCGCAGCGCGGGGCGACCGTGCCTCCGCAGGGTGTACCGGCGGATGCGCCGGTGCCCACCGGACGGCGCGCCCGGCGCGCGGAGGGCGTGCGCGAGATCGAGAGCGCTCGCCCCGCCCTGGGACCCGCGCCTGCCGCCCCGCAGCCGGGGGGCACAGCACCCGGCCAGCCGGGACAGACACAGACAGGCCTGGCTCAGCCGGGCCAGACAGGGCAGACACAGGCAGGGCAGACACCGCCTCCCGGCCGCCGGGCGCGCCGGGCTCTGGCAACCGCTTCGGCCTCGGCGGCCGCGGAGGCCGAGCGCCCGCGTACGCCGTTCGCGCTTCCCCCCGCGGACGCCGACCGGGGGCAGGGGCACGGGCAGGTACAGGGGCACGGGCAAGGACAGGGCCAGTCTCAAGCGGTGCCGGTGCCGTCCGACGGTTCGATCGGTTCGACGGGCGCGACGGGTTCGCTCGGTGCGATCGGTTCGATGCCGGGCCGCCAGGACGCCGTACGGACGGCCGGTCACCCCGGCACCGACCCGCTCGCGCCGCAGCACCATCCAGGGGCGGACGAGGAGCTGCCGAAGGACGGCACGCTGTATGCGTCGCCCGAGGGCTGGGCCGCCGTCACCGAGCGGGCGACAGCCGACGAGGCCGCGGCCCAGCCGCTGCCCGCCGAGGAGCCGATGCTCGCGGACGGCGCACAGGGACGTGCCATAAGCGTGCGAACGCTCGGCCAGGGCGTGCCGTTCGCCGAGCAGATCGCGGCACAGCAGAACCAGCCGCACTCGCTGGGTTCCGGCCGACGGCGCAAGCTCGCAGCCCCGCCGGAGGGCGAACGCCCCGAACCGGCGGCCCGGCCCCATCCGCAGACCGCCGGCGAGCAGGGCACACCGCAGCAGCCGAGCCATCACCTCTCGCAGGGCCACACGCCGCAGGGGGCGACAGAGCACGGGGCGAACCAGCAGGGCCAGATGTCCCCGTCGGCTCAAACGTCACAGCAGGCGCAGCTTCCTCAGCAAGCGCAGGCATCCCAGCAGGTCCCGCTTCCCCCGCAGGCTCAGGCCTCCCAGCAGGCTCAGCAGCGCCTCTCGCGCCAGTCGGAGGGCCGCTCGTACGCCATAGGCGCCCCCGACGAGGGGGCGGAGGGGCCCGAACCGCTGGACGGTCCCGGTGGCGCCGTGGAGGTGGCCAACCGGCCGCAGCCGCAGCCCGTCGACGACGAGTTGCCTCCCGAGCCGCTCGACAACCCGCGCCGGCTGCTCGTCTGGCCCGCGCCCGACGTCTCCACCCAGCAGGCCCTGAGCGACCGCGGCTACCGCCCGGTGATCGTGCACTCCCGGGAGGAGGTCGACGCCCAGATCGCCGCGTTCCCCGCAGCGCTCTTCGTCGACCCGCTGACCGGACCGATCACCCGTAAGGCGCTGCAGTCACTGCGCCAGGCGGCAGTGGCTGCCGAGGTGCCCGTCCTGGTGACGGCAGGGCTCGGGCAGGCGACACGGGAGGCGGCCTACGGGGCCGATCCGGCCGTCCTGTTGAAGGCGCTGGCCCCGCGCGACACCGAACAGCACCCGCCGCGCGTCCTGCTGATCGAGGAGCAGGAGGAGATCGCGCTCGCCCTGACGGAGACGCTGGAGCGGCGCGGGATGCAGGTGGCCCGGGCCGGCACGGACGCGGAGGCCGTCACGCTGGCCGCCCAGATGCGGCCGAACCTGGTGGTGATGGACCTGATGCAGGTACGCCGCCGACGCGCCGGGATCGTCGACTGGCTCCGCGCGAACGGGCAGCTCAACCGCACCCCGCTGGTGGTCTACACGTCGGCCGGGATGAATGCGTCCGAACTGTCCGGGCTCGCCTCGGGCGAGACCGTGCTGTTCCTGGCGGAACGCTCCACCAGCACCGAGGTACAGGGCCGGATCGTCGACCTGCTGGCGAAGATCGGCACCAACTGA
- a CDS encoding long-chain fatty acid--CoA ligase yields the protein MQSTMQDVPLTVSRILDHGTRVHGSSTVTTWTGDPAAPQRRSFAELGARACQLAHALRDELGLIEGSVLGTLMWNNAEHVEAYFAVPSMGAVLHTLNIRLPAEQLIWIVNHAADRVIIVNGSLLPLLAPLLPNLPTVEHVVVSGPGDRSLLAGATATVHEYEELIAGRPTRFDWPEIDERQAAALCYTSGTTGEPKGVVYSHRSVYLHSMQVNSAQSMGLTDQDTTLVVVPQFHVNAWGLPHATFMSGINMLMPDRFLQPAPLAEMIEQEKPTHAAAVPTIWQGLLAEVTAHPRDLSSMKRVTIGGAACPPALMEAYDKLGVRLCHAWGMTETSPLGTTSNPPAGLTPEEEWPYRVTQGRFPVGIEARLAGPGGDILPWDGESAGELEVRGPWIAGAYYGGAGGENFRPADKFSADGWLKTGDVGVISQDGFLTLTDRAKDVIKSGGEWISSVDLENAIMAHPAVAEAAVVAVPDEKWGERPLATVVLKEGESVGYEELRAFLARSFAKWQLPERWAIVPSVPKTSVGKFDKKVLRRQYADGELDTTQL from the coding sequence GTGCAGAGCACGATGCAGGACGTTCCCTTGACCGTGAGCCGCATCCTGGACCACGGAACACGGGTCCACGGCAGCTCAACAGTCACCACCTGGACCGGCGACCCCGCCGCGCCGCAGCGCCGTTCGTTCGCCGAGCTCGGCGCCCGCGCCTGCCAGCTCGCCCATGCCCTACGCGATGAACTCGGACTGATCGAGGGAAGTGTTTTGGGCACGCTCATGTGGAACAACGCCGAGCATGTCGAGGCGTACTTCGCCGTTCCCTCCATGGGTGCCGTTCTGCACACCCTCAACATCCGGCTCCCCGCCGAGCAGCTGATCTGGATCGTCAACCACGCGGCCGACCGCGTGATCATCGTCAACGGCTCCCTGCTGCCGCTGCTCGCACCGCTGCTGCCGAACCTGCCGACCGTCGAGCACGTGGTGGTGAGCGGCCCCGGGGACCGCTCGCTGCTCGCCGGGGCCACGGCGACCGTGCACGAGTACGAGGAACTGATCGCGGGCCGCCCGACACGGTTCGACTGGCCCGAAATCGACGAACGCCAGGCCGCCGCCCTCTGCTACACCTCGGGCACCACCGGTGAGCCCAAGGGCGTCGTCTACTCGCACCGTTCGGTCTATCTGCACTCCATGCAGGTCAACTCGGCCCAGTCGATGGGGCTCACGGATCAGGACACGACACTTGTGGTCGTGCCGCAGTTTCACGTCAATGCCTGGGGGCTGCCGCACGCGACCTTCATGTCCGGCATCAACATGCTCATGCCCGACCGTTTCCTGCAGCCCGCGCCGCTCGCCGAGATGATCGAGCAGGAGAAGCCGACGCACGCTGCGGCCGTGCCCACCATCTGGCAGGGGCTGCTGGCCGAGGTGACGGCCCATCCGCGGGATCTGAGCTCGATGAAGCGGGTCACCATCGGCGGCGCCGCCTGCCCGCCGGCGCTGATGGAGGCGTACGACAAGCTGGGCGTCCGGCTCTGCCACGCCTGGGGCATGACGGAGACCTCGCCGCTGGGGACGACGTCCAACCCGCCCGCCGGGCTGACCCCGGAGGAGGAGTGGCCGTACCGCGTCACGCAGGGCCGTTTTCCTGTCGGCATCGAGGCGCGTCTGGCCGGTCCGGGCGGCGACATCCTGCCCTGGGACGGCGAGTCGGCCGGTGAGCTGGAGGTGCGCGGGCCCTGGATCGCGGGTGCGTACTACGGCGGCGCGGGCGGCGAGAACTTCCGGCCCGCCGACAAGTTCAGCGCCGACGGCTGGCTGAAGACCGGCGATGTCGGTGTCATCAGCCAGGACGGCTTCCTGACGCTCACCGACCGCGCCAAGGACGTCATCAAGTCCGGCGGGGAGTGGATTTCGAGTGTCGACCTGGAGAACGCGATCATGGCGCATCCGGCGGTCGCCGAGGCCGCGGTGGTTGCCGTCCCGGACGAGAAGTGGGGCGAACGGCCGCTCGCGACGGTCGTGCTGAAGGAGGGCGAGAGCGTCGGGTACGAGGAGCTCAGGGCCTTCCTCGCGCGGTCCTTCGCCAAGTGGCAGCTGCCCGAGCGGTGGGCGATCGTGCCGTCCGTGCCGAAGACGTCGGTCGGGAAGTTCGACAAGAAGGTGCTCAGGAGGCAGTACGCGGACGGCGAGTTGGACACGACCCAGCTCTGA
- a CDS encoding helix-turn-helix domain-containing protein — MTKPRPITDKDRRAVRRHAAGMTRNEIARKLKRSPSTVSKIAKDQGLTFDRGPEVIAATEARRIDLAARRVDLAHRQHEDAEKLRE; from the coding sequence GTGACCAAGCCTCGACCCATCACCGACAAAGACCGGCGAGCCGTCCGCCGCCACGCCGCGGGCATGACCCGAAACGAGATCGCCCGCAAGCTGAAACGGTCCCCATCGACCGTTTCGAAGATCGCGAAGGACCAGGGCCTCACGTTCGACCGCGGCCCCGAAGTCATCGCCGCGACCGAGGCACGCCGCATCGACCTCGCCGCCCGCCGCGTAGACCTCGCCCACCGGCAACACGAGGACGCCGAGAAGCTCCGGGAGTAG
- a CDS encoding terminase large subunit domain-containing protein, whose product MLDLDALPLSRKQLRSIGRATARINLWHGAVRSGKTIASLLAFVIAVAAAGPSGLIIICGRSLQTIERNVFEPLMDQALFGPLAQHIHHTRGATTATILGRTVHLIGAADTRAKGRLRGLTAQLAYVDEATLLPEGFWTKLLARLSVTGARLYTTTNPDSPRHWLRPPASTAPTNSTCGPGISSSPITRPSTPTTWPASPPSTSDCGESA is encoded by the coding sequence GTGCTTGACCTCGACGCACTACCCCTCTCCCGCAAGCAGCTGCGATCGATCGGCCGCGCGACCGCCCGTATCAATCTGTGGCATGGCGCTGTGCGGTCCGGCAAGACCATCGCGAGCCTGCTCGCGTTCGTGATCGCGGTCGCCGCCGCCGGGCCGTCCGGCTTGATCATCATTTGTGGCCGCAGCTTGCAGACCATCGAGCGGAACGTGTTCGAACCGCTCATGGATCAGGCGTTGTTCGGGCCTCTCGCTCAGCACATCCACCACACCAGAGGCGCGACCACGGCCACCATCCTTGGCCGTACCGTGCACCTGATCGGCGCGGCCGACACCCGCGCAAAGGGCCGCCTACGTGGCCTCACCGCGCAACTCGCTTACGTCGACGAGGCAACACTCCTGCCTGAAGGCTTCTGGACTAAGCTACTGGCCCGGCTATCCGTCACGGGCGCCCGCCTCTACACCACTACGAACCCCGACAGCCCGCGCCACTGGCTGAGGCCGCCTGCCTCGACCGCGCCGACAAACTCGACTTGCGGGCCTGGCATTTCAAGCTCGCCGATAACCCGTCCCTCGACCCCGACTACGTGGCCAGCCTCACCGCCGAGTACGTCGGACTGTGGCGAAAGCGCATGA
- a CDS encoding phage capsid protein — MPLPSDIASTSADLLFADMPTITVEGTGTQARLDELIDEGRAHQLFLYAAEQASALSGVYLRATWDRELASRPLPTVVQAGAAVPEFSIGMLRAVSFWRDLSGGTDTTTYRHIERHEPGRIMHALYEGAPDNIGRPVPLTEHPETAGLADSFDQGGDGQTISTGIPLLTASYVPNMLPNRLHRGSPMGRSDYAAPLYDMFESLDDTWTSWMRDLRFARARLIVPDGYLRNEGPGNGASFDDDREVYSALKMPPNEGADITLSQFDIRVEEHQRTHESIIWQAAQSAGYSAQSFGLDGGGQPITTTESDSRDQRSMVTRKKKTGYWRHSVADMAHVLLLLDVAQFGSRIIPERPAVDFGDGVAESLQSTATSLELLSRATAVSTATKVKILNPSWDDTAVQAEAAAILAETGAAAPDPIGTFPLNQ, encoded by the coding sequence GTGCCCCTGCCCAGCGATATCGCCTCGACGTCCGCCGATCTGCTGTTCGCGGACATGCCGACCATCACCGTCGAAGGCACGGGCACGCAGGCCCGCCTTGACGAGCTGATCGACGAGGGCCGCGCCCATCAGCTGTTCCTGTATGCAGCCGAGCAGGCATCGGCGCTCTCCGGTGTGTACCTCCGCGCAACGTGGGACAGGGAACTCGCGTCGCGCCCCCTGCCGACCGTCGTGCAGGCGGGCGCCGCCGTTCCAGAGTTCTCCATAGGCATGCTCCGCGCCGTCAGCTTCTGGCGTGACTTGTCCGGCGGCACGGACACGACGACGTATCGGCACATTGAGCGGCACGAGCCCGGCCGCATCATGCACGCCCTGTACGAGGGCGCCCCCGACAACATCGGCCGCCCGGTCCCGCTGACCGAGCACCCGGAGACAGCCGGCCTCGCCGACAGCTTCGACCAGGGGGGCGACGGACAGACGATCAGCACAGGTATCCCGCTGCTCACCGCGTCGTACGTCCCGAACATGCTCCCGAACCGGCTGCACCGCGGATCGCCCATGGGGCGCAGCGACTATGCCGCCCCGCTCTACGACATGTTCGAGTCGCTCGATGACACGTGGACGTCGTGGATGCGAGATCTACGTTTCGCCCGCGCGAGGCTGATCGTCCCAGACGGGTACCTCAGGAATGAGGGTCCCGGCAATGGCGCCAGCTTCGATGACGACCGCGAGGTATACAGCGCTCTGAAGATGCCCCCGAACGAGGGCGCCGATATCACCCTCTCGCAGTTCGACATCCGGGTAGAGGAGCACCAGCGCACGCACGAGAGCATCATTTGGCAGGCCGCACAGTCCGCCGGGTACTCCGCGCAGTCGTTCGGCCTCGACGGTGGCGGGCAGCCCATCACCACAACCGAATCGGACTCCCGCGATCAACGGAGCATGGTCACCAGGAAGAAGAAGACGGGCTACTGGCGCCACAGTGTCGCCGACATGGCGCATGTGCTGTTGCTGCTCGACGTCGCACAGTTCGGTTCCCGGATCATCCCGGAGCGGCCGGCCGTCGACTTCGGTGATGGCGTCGCCGAGTCACTCCAGTCGACCGCAACGTCATTGGAACTACTCAGCCGCGCAACCGCCGTGAGTACCGCGACCAAGGTCAAGATCCTGAACCCCAGTTGGGACGACACCGCGGTTCAGGCCGAGGCCGCCGCGATCCTCGCCGAGACCGGCGCGGCGGCCCCCGACCCTATTGGCACATTCCCCCTGAACCAGTGA
- a CDS encoding phage minor capsid protein, protein MVAHVAATPFLGTGSRRQATQDAMQRFADQGITSFVDKSGRRWKHFIRGDGRTYRSGPRSDRRPHAGAGKRRGDLVTASNAPRECPLCRPWEGKVLTISGPDGAHAVEVEHAIEDGRTVRVNVAGSLDAARRAGLQHPNCRHSVSAYTPGITRTDNATSDPAGDEAGQRQRAIERNIRNTRTGPPPLSTPSRSAPRTPRSASGRAPCAST, encoded by the coding sequence ATCGTCGCCCACGTCGCCGCTACGCCGTTCCTCGGTACTGGCAGCCGCCGGCAAGCCACACAGGACGCGATGCAGCGGTTTGCCGATCAGGGCATTACGTCGTTCGTCGACAAGTCGGGCCGTCGGTGGAAACACTTCATACGCGGAGATGGCCGTACGTACCGCAGTGGGCCGCGCAGCGACAGAAGGCCACATGCGGGCGCCGGAAAGCGCCGGGGGGATCTCGTCACGGCGTCCAACGCTCCGCGTGAGTGCCCGCTCTGCCGCCCCTGGGAAGGCAAGGTTCTGACGATCAGCGGGCCGGACGGCGCCCACGCGGTCGAGGTCGAGCACGCGATCGAGGACGGCCGTACGGTCCGGGTGAACGTTGCCGGATCCCTCGACGCCGCCCGCCGCGCTGGGCTGCAACACCCCAACTGCCGCCACTCCGTGAGCGCCTACACGCCGGGAATCACGCGCACGGACAACGCCACCTCGGATCCCGCCGGGGACGAGGCCGGGCAGCGACAGCGCGCCATTGAGCGCAACATCCGGAACACAAGAACCGGGCCGCCGCCGCTGTCGACCCCGTCGCGAAGCGCGCCGCGAACGCCAAGGTCCGCCAGTGGCAGAGCGCCATGCGCGAGCACCTGA
- a CDS encoding Rmf/CrpP fold protein — protein sequence MGTRAEIVQAVTDGAAAGRRGDRPTTCPYLRDSLLRTAWIRGYARTRPAAGA from the coding sequence ATGGGAACGCGCGCAGAGATCGTGCAGGCTGTGACGGATGGTGCAGCGGCCGGACGCCGCGGCGATCGTCCCACTACCTGCCCGTACTTGCGTGACTCTCTGCTCCGCACGGCATGGATTCGCGGATACGCCCGCACCCGACCGGCGGCCGGAGCCTGA
- a CDS encoding SigE family RNA polymerase sigma factor, which yields MTTPVCTNAAKVATPYSSFATYMRARGPVLLRTARSLTANPSDAEDLLQTALTKTYVAWERIEDHGALDGYVRRALVNTRTSQWRKRKVDEFVCDDLPEPETEPAPDAAEQQALRDAMWHAVMKLPDRQRAMLVLRYYEDLSEQQTAEVLGVSVGTVKSAVSRALGKLREDPELSLAH from the coding sequence ATGACCACGCCAGTCTGTACCAACGCAGCGAAGGTGGCGACGCCGTACTCGTCGTTCGCCACCTACATGCGGGCCCGGGGGCCCGTTCTGCTGCGTACCGCCCGTTCGCTGACTGCCAATCCGAGTGATGCCGAGGATCTGCTCCAGACCGCGCTGACCAAGACCTACGTCGCGTGGGAACGGATCGAGGACCATGGCGCCCTGGACGGTTATGTCCGACGGGCGCTGGTGAACACCCGTACGTCGCAGTGGCGCAAGCGCAAGGTCGACGAGTTCGTCTGCGACGACCTGCCCGAGCCGGAGACCGAGCCCGCGCCCGATGCGGCTGAGCAGCAGGCGCTGCGCGATGCGATGTGGCACGCGGTGATGAAGCTCCCCGACCGGCAGCGGGCCATGCTGGTGCTCCGCTACTACGAGGATCTCAGCGAGCAGCAGACCGCCGAGGTGCTCGGGGTCTCGGTCGGTACGGTCAAGAGCGCGGTCTCCCGCGCCCTCGGCAAACTGCGCGAGGACCCTGAGCTGTCCCTCGCCCACTGA